In Thermodesulfobacteriota bacterium, one genomic interval encodes:
- a CDS encoding CBS domain-containing protein has protein sequence MVTAKEVMSASVMTVNTDVKINDVIKLLVKHNVTGLPVVDEEMNLLGMVTEKDVLKALYNKEKVKTVQDLMSPNVTTFDENEDLIKVFKCLVENSFRRVPITSSGKLVGIISRRDIIRFLHKKL, from the coding sequence ATGGTCACGGCAAAAGAGGTCATGTCCGCCTCCGTAATGACTGTCAACACCGATGTGAAAATAAACGACGTCATCAAACTGCTGGTGAAGCACAATGTAACCGGATTGCCTGTGGTTGATGAGGAAATGAATCTCCTTGGAATGGTTACCGAAAAAGATGTATTAAAAGCGTTGTATAATAAAGAAAAAGTCAAGACAGTTCAGGATTTGATGTCGCCGAACGTTACAACATTTGATGAAAATGAGGATCTGATTAAAGTATTCAAGTGCCTGGTTGAAAACAGCTTCAGAAGAGTTCCCATAACCTCATCCGGGAAACTGGTGGGGATAATAAGCCGGCGCGATATTATCCGGTTTCTTCACAAAAAATTATAA
- a CDS encoding tetratricopeptide repeat protein, translating to MNKKYGYLVIFALIAASLAAFGRIAGNDFINFDDTGYITENAHIQSGITAQTVKWAFTSVVLVNWHPLTLLSHALDWSLFGSNAGGHHIISLMLHIGAVLFLFLFLNRATGSLWPAAFAAALFALHPLRVESVAWAAERKDVLSMFFGMACVYTYACYAERPGAGRYLLCLVLFALSLLSKSMLVTLPFALLLLDYWPLQRWRSAAAGPGINVTGRLILEKIPFICLTVAISMVTLWSQSKGGAVVEFESLPFTERLLNAIVSYAAYLGKTLWPVNLAIFYPHEKTLPWGQVVISVLVLTAITTAAVCYIRKLPFLFVGWFWYLGTLVPVIGLVQIGGQAMADRYTYLPSIGLAVMLAWGMPLLFPRRDTREKLLFPSAIAVLLVLAGLTWRQCGYWKDSFSIFGHALAVTRNNPLPHFNLGHAYSQQGDNEKALYHYNKTILMNPGNHLPYNNRGKLYEDQGLYQQALEDYNMAVRLKPDYADVYNNRGNAYIKTGQYQQALRDYDEAIRLAPDNAEGYYNRGTAYGKVLRLYRESIEDLNKAISLNPDHTKAHSNRGNSYLVLGDYQLAIRDYNHAIRLQPDYADAYNNRAFAYLKTGDISSGCRDAQKACELGNCSVLNGAQKGGLCR from the coding sequence ATGAATAAAAAGTATGGTTATCTTGTCATCTTCGCCTTAATCGCCGCTTCCCTGGCCGCCTTTGGACGGATAGCCGGCAATGATTTTATTAATTTCGATGACACCGGATACATTACCGAAAACGCTCATATCCAGTCGGGGATAACGGCGCAAACCGTTAAATGGGCCTTTACCTCGGTTGTTCTGGTCAACTGGCACCCCCTGACCCTGCTCTCGCATGCCCTGGACTGGAGCCTGTTCGGATCAAACGCCGGCGGCCATCATATTATCAGCCTGATGCTGCACATCGGTGCCGTCCTTTTCCTGTTTCTTTTTTTAAACCGGGCTACCGGCAGCCTCTGGCCGGCGGCCTTTGCCGCGGCCTTGTTCGCCCTGCATCCCCTGCGGGTGGAATCTGTGGCCTGGGCCGCCGAGCGTAAAGACGTGTTGAGTATGTTTTTCGGCATGGCCTGTGTCTACACCTACGCCTGCTATGCCGAACGTCCCGGAGCAGGCCGCTATCTGCTGTGCCTGGTCCTGTTCGCCCTCTCGCTGCTGTCCAAGTCGATGCTGGTCACCCTGCCCTTTGCCCTGCTGCTGCTTGATTACTGGCCGCTTCAACGCTGGCGCAGTGCCGCGGCCGGGCCCGGCATCAATGTAACGGGCAGACTGATTCTGGAGAAAATACCCTTTATCTGCCTGACGGTCGCCATCAGCATGGTGACCCTCTGGTCTCAAAGCAAAGGCGGCGCGGTGGTGGAATTTGAAAGCCTGCCGTTTACCGAAAGGCTTTTAAACGCCATTGTCTCCTATGCGGCCTATCTGGGAAAAACCCTCTGGCCGGTTAACCTGGCTATTTTTTATCCTCATGAAAAGACGCTGCCCTGGGGACAGGTAGTGATTTCCGTCCTTGTCCTGACGGCCATCACCACAGCGGCTGTTTGTTATATAAGAAAGCTGCCTTTTCTGTTCGTTGGCTGGTTCTGGTATCTGGGCACGCTTGTTCCCGTAATCGGGTTGGTGCAGATCGGCGGTCAGGCCATGGCCGACCGCTATACTTACCTGCCTTCCATCGGTCTGGCCGTTATGCTGGCCTGGGGGATGCCGCTTCTATTCCCGCGCCGGGATACCCGCGAAAAACTCCTTTTCCCGTCGGCGATTGCCGTTCTTCTGGTTCTGGCGGGTTTGACCTGGAGACAATGCGGTTACTGGAAAGACAGCTTCAGTATTTTCGGTCACGCGCTGGCCGTGACCAGAAACAACCCGCTGCCGCATTTTAACCTGGGCCACGCTTATTCCCAGCAGGGCGATAACGAAAAGGCCCTTTATCATTACAACAAAACCATCCTGATGAATCCCGGCAACCACCTTCCCTACAATAACCGGGGAAAACTATACGAGGACCAGGGCCTTTATCAGCAAGCCCTTGAAGATTACAACATGGCCGTGCGGCTTAAACCGGATTATGCCGATGTTTACAATAACAGGGGAAATGCCTACATCAAAACCGGTCAGTATCAACAGGCCCTCAGAGACTACGACGAGGCCATACGTCTGGCCCCGGATAACGCTGAGGGATATTACAACCGGGGAACCGCCTACGGTAAAGTCTTGAGGCTGTACCGGGAGTCAATTGAGGATTTAAACAAGGCCATCAGCCTTAACCCTGATCACACTAAAGCCCACAGCAACCGGGGCAACTCCTATCTGGTGCTGGGCGATTATCAGCTTGCCATCAGGGATTACAACCACGCCATCCGTCTTCAACCGGATTACGCCGACGCCTATAACAATCGGGCTTTTGCCTATTTAAAGACAGGAGACATTTCCTCCGGTTGCCGCGATGCGCAAAAAGCGTGTGAATTGGGAAACTGTTCGGTCTTAAATGGCGCGCAAAAAGGTGGATTGTGCCGTTGA
- the dctP gene encoding TRAP transporter substrate-binding protein DctP has protein sequence MTFSRAGVVKTRRQVLGCLFVIVALAVQPAVVTAADSGSSDTQATLRDSLEAIWTGNEFSPELVKRQQALKALLKSGTLTQNDLRSAAEKNILSLMNSQKTSRYLLKACPDRINGLFSSYLEWKDVKEIIWRVASTPASESDPILVNLGTLAPSGTPWLSVPESVFFPEIKRLSGGRVQVKIYAGGVMGEDTDILRKMDIGQLDACGCTSLGVWSASPDTSALLIPGLFNNYDEIDYVCEKFRKRLDETFEQRGYILAALIDTGFFYMFSKNKITGLADLRARKPLMWFPAIEAPLYKELGINATPVAVPEIVSALSTGMADTNLAPAAWMLGMQAYQYSNYYLTPPLFYSPGAVIVSTQFQKRIEKKYGISPVFSHNFKEVFVHELNSIEPEWRIQLRSYEKKCLEAFESKCGIKVMTFSPEDQETLKKAGKAVQEQLAGQDFSKDLMNDMLKALEEYRAAHPSR, from the coding sequence ATGACTTTTTCGCGTGCAGGGGTTGTCAAAACCCGACGACAGGTATTGGGTTGTTTATTCGTTATTGTTGCATTAGCCGTTCAACCGGCCGTTGTCACCGCGGCAGACAGCGGTTCTTCAGACACACAGGCCACCCTGCGTGACAGCCTTGAGGCGATCTGGACCGGGAATGAATTCAGCCCGGAACTGGTCAAACGTCAGCAGGCGCTGAAGGCCCTGTTAAAATCCGGGACGCTGACACAGAACGATCTTCGGTCCGCCGCTGAAAAAAACATCCTGTCTCTGATGAACAGTCAAAAAACCTCCCGCTATCTTTTAAAAGCATGTCCCGACCGCATCAACGGTCTGTTTTCTTCTTATCTGGAATGGAAGGACGTCAAAGAAATCATCTGGCGGGTGGCCTCAACCCCGGCCTCGGAAAGCGATCCCATCCTGGTCAACCTCGGCACACTGGCCCCTTCCGGAACACCCTGGTTAAGCGTACCGGAATCGGTTTTCTTTCCGGAGATCAAACGATTAAGCGGCGGCAGGGTCCAGGTAAAGATATACGCCGGCGGTGTCATGGGCGAGGACACCGACATCCTGCGAAAAATGGACATCGGCCAGCTTGACGCCTGCGGCTGCACGTCGCTCGGTGTCTGGTCCGCCTCGCCGGACACATCGGCGCTGTTGATACCCGGCCTTTTCAATAATTACGATGAAATTGACTACGTATGCGAAAAATTCCGGAAAAGACTGGATGAGACTTTTGAACAGAGAGGGTACATCCTGGCGGCGCTGATCGATACGGGCTTTTTTTATATGTTCTCCAAGAACAAAATCACCGGGCTGGCGGATTTAAGAGCCCGCAAGCCGCTGATGTGGTTCCCGGCCATCGAAGCGCCTTTATATAAGGAACTGGGCATTAACGCCACGCCGGTGGCGGTCCCGGAAATCGTTTCCGCGCTGAGTACCGGCATGGCGGATACCAACCTGGCGCCGGCGGCCTGGATGCTGGGTATGCAGGCCTACCAATATTCAAACTACTATTTGACCCCACCGTTGTTCTACTCCCCGGGCGCCGTCATTGTCAGCACCCAGTTTCAGAAAAGAATTGAGAAAAAATACGGCATATCGCCGGTATTTTCCCATAATTTCAAGGAAGTTTTTGTGCATGAATTAAACTCCATTGAGCCGGAATGGCGGATCCAGCTCCGAAGCTACGAAAAGAAGTGCCTGGAGGCGTTTGAGTCCAAATGCGGCATCAAAGTGATGACGTTTTCTCCCGAAGACCAGGAGACGCTAAAAAAGGCGGGCAAAGCCGTTCAGGAGCAGCTGGCCGGCCAGGATTTTTCAAAAGATTTGATGAACGACATGCTCAAGGCGCTGGAGGAGTACCGGGCGGCCCATCCATCAAGATAA
- a CDS encoding NAD(P)-binding protein — translation MKTFEKVEIVGAGLAGLAAGITLARRGFKVTVHEGRKRPGGDLSYADSTIMDVPAVRRELGLEVEESLEPWTITRAWAYGKKYEFELPRGVEGFTVERGRGEHSLDNVLYQQALREGVEVRLGSRLSGQEIRDLPVGSILATGLDRQTFESLGLPCRRFFCHMATGKGDPSRPGVIIHLDRYTHEYGYYFQRGEAAGALVFSLRRPMTEEEKEAFKTSLGERDGIAFDRWDDHVAAWAAWPLGGRRNLRLFQGGKILAGTLAGLISPVLLFGVNGALVSGKIAALAVIDPDAARREFQRMAPLYRPQSVFRKLREYLPHVLLKPLTQAILATYDPDSLPYAMKFMLWPPGYRYKREKQPAGLS, via the coding sequence ATGAAAACATTTGAAAAGGTGGAAATCGTGGGCGCCGGCCTGGCCGGCCTGGCGGCGGGGATAACCCTGGCCCGCCGGGGTTTCAAGGTTACGGTTCACGAAGGACGGAAGCGTCCGGGAGGCGATCTCTCCTACGCGGATTCCACCATCATGGACGTGCCGGCGGTGAGAAGGGAGTTGGGGCTTGAGGTGGAGGAGTCCCTGGAACCCTGGACCATCACCCGGGCCTGGGCTTACGGAAAGAAATACGAGTTCGAACTGCCGCGAGGCGTGGAGGGCTTTACCGTGGAACGCGGCAGGGGCGAGCACTCGCTGGATAACGTGCTTTACCAGCAGGCGTTGCGGGAGGGGGTGGAAGTCCGTCTGGGCAGCAGACTCTCCGGGCAGGAGATAAGGGATCTGCCTGTCGGTTCCATTCTGGCCACCGGTTTGGACCGGCAGACTTTTGAATCTCTTGGCCTGCCTTGCCGGCGTTTTTTCTGTCACATGGCCACCGGCAAAGGTGACCCGTCGCGGCCGGGTGTGATCATCCATCTGGACCGTTACACGCACGAGTACGGCTATTACTTCCAGCGGGGGGAAGCGGCCGGGGCACTGGTCTTCAGTCTGCGGCGGCCCATGACCGAAGAGGAAAAAGAGGCGTTTAAAACCAGCCTGGGGGAGCGGGACGGTATCGCTTTCGACCGCTGGGATGACCATGTCGCCGCCTGGGCCGCCTGGCCCCTGGGCGGGCGTCGCAACCTGCGTCTCTTTCAGGGAGGCAAGATCCTGGCCGGCACCCTGGCCGGGCTGATCAGCCCGGTGCTCCTCTTCGGTGTCAACGGCGCCCTGGTGTCCGGGAAAATAGCCGCCCTGGCGGTTATTGATCCCGACGCGGCCCGGCGCGAGTTTCAGCGGATGGCGCCCCTCTACCGGCCGCAGTCAGTCTTCCGCAAACTCAGGGAATACCTGCCTCACGTCTTGCTGAAGCCCTTGACCCAGGCCATCCTTGCTACCTATGATCCCGATTCCCTGCCGTATGCCATGAAATTCATGCTCTGGCCCCCGGGCTACCGATACAAAAGAGAGAAACAGCCTGCCGGTTTATCTTGA
- a CDS encoding 4Fe-4S binding protein — MQPKKIFAVVAYEKCRPGQCDPEDGRCASAAACSHKVIKQIDGAFESPVIFQDMCMGCRDCIDACPLGAVSMKQVS; from the coding sequence ATGCAACCGAAAAAAATTTTTGCCGTTGTGGCTTATGAGAAATGCCGCCCCGGTCAATGCGATCCGGAAGACGGACGGTGCGCTTCCGCCGCGGCCTGCTCCCACAAGGTCATCAAACAGATCGACGGCGCCTTTGAATCGCCCGTTATTTTCCAGGATATGTGCATGGGCTGCCGGGATTGCATTGATGCCTGCCCCCTGGGGGCCGTTTCCATGAAACAGGTGTCCTGA